One Pseudomonas tolaasii NCPPB 2192 genomic window carries:
- a CDS encoding DUF3509 domain-containing protein: MSLIQDKFASVFSQYDVTTQPRPDGGILLTLRNSEGKQVKRSISYQQLHTADQLTWVISAIRRDLAEQASELPQISMLQSQNRFALPTYHSA; the protein is encoded by the coding sequence ATGAGCCTGATCCAAGACAAATTCGCTTCTGTATTCTCCCAATACGATGTCACCACCCAGCCACGCCCTGACGGCGGCATTTTGCTGACCCTGCGCAACAGCGAAGGCAAACAGGTCAAACGCTCGATTTCGTACCAGCAATTGCACACCGCCGACCAACTGACCTGGGTTATCAGCGCCATCCGCCGTGATCTGGCTGAACAAGCCAGTGAGCTGCCGCAAATTTCCATGCTGCAAAGCCAAAACCGCTTTGCACTGCCGACTTACCACTCGGCTTAA
- a CDS encoding ankyrin repeat domain-containing protein: MSEQPKQMTEDEAAEFAEQVFDVARRGDAAMLAALLAKGLPANLRNHNGDTLLMLAAYHGHADAVKVLLEFKADPQIANDKNQLPMAGAAFKGNLPVVRALIEGGAPVDATSSDGRTALMMAAMFNRVEMVDYLLGQGANPKATDAQGATALAAAQTMGAVDTAAQLQKLV; the protein is encoded by the coding sequence ATGTCAGAGCAGCCCAAACAAATGACCGAAGACGAAGCCGCCGAGTTTGCCGAGCAGGTTTTCGACGTCGCCCGCCGTGGCGATGCGGCCATGCTTGCCGCACTGCTGGCCAAAGGCTTGCCGGCCAACTTGCGTAACCATAATGGCGACACCTTGCTGATGCTCGCGGCCTACCACGGCCACGCCGACGCGGTAAAAGTGCTGCTTGAATTCAAGGCTGACCCACAAATCGCCAACGACAAAAACCAGCTGCCGATGGCTGGCGCGGCGTTCAAGGGCAATCTGCCGGTGGTCAGGGCGCTGATTGAAGGCGGCGCACCCGTGGATGCGACCTCCTCCGACGGGCGCACCGCCTTGATGATGGCGGCGATGTTCAACCGCGTCGAAATGGTGGACTACCTGCTCGGCCAGGGCGCTAACCCCAAGGCCACCGATGCCCAGGGCGCCACCGCACTGGCGGCGGCCCAGACCATGGGCGCAGTGGATACGGCGGCGCAGTTGCAGAAACTGGTGTAG
- the aroC gene encoding chorismate synthase produces MSGNTFGKLFTVTTAGESHGPALVAIVDGCPPGLELSLEDLQRDLDRRKPGTSRHTTQRQEPDEVEILSGVFEGRTTGCAIGLLIRNTDQKSKDYSAIKDLFRPAHADYTYHHKYGERDYRGGGRSSARETSMRVAAGAIAKKYLATQGIVVRGYMSQLGPIEIPFKTWDSVENNAFFSPDPDKVPELEAYMDQLRRDQDSVGARITVIAEGVKPGLGEPIFDRLDAELAHALMSINAVKGVEIGAGFACVSQRGTEHRDELTPEGFLSNNAGGILGGISSGQPIVAHLALKATSSITTPGRSIDVHGNPVDVITKGRHDPCVGIRATPIAEAMMAIVLMDHLLRNRGQNADVRVSTPVLGQL; encoded by the coding sequence ATGTCCGGCAATACCTTCGGCAAGCTGTTCACTGTCACCACCGCGGGCGAAAGCCATGGCCCGGCGTTGGTCGCCATTGTCGACGGCTGCCCGCCCGGCCTCGAGCTGTCCCTGGAAGACCTGCAGCGCGACCTCGACCGCCGCAAGCCCGGCACCAGCCGCCACACCACCCAGCGCCAGGAGCCCGACGAAGTCGAAATCCTCTCCGGCGTATTCGAAGGCCGCACCACCGGTTGCGCCATCGGCCTGCTGATCCGCAACACCGACCAGAAGTCCAAGGACTACTCGGCGATCAAGGACCTGTTTCGCCCGGCCCACGCCGACTACACCTACCACCACAAATACGGCGAGCGCGACTACCGTGGCGGCGGCCGCAGCTCGGCGCGCGAAACCTCGATGCGCGTGGCTGCCGGTGCCATCGCCAAGAAGTACCTGGCGACCCAGGGCATCGTGGTGCGTGGCTACATGAGCCAGTTGGGCCCGATTGAAATCCCGTTCAAGACCTGGGACAGCGTGGAAAACAACGCGTTTTTCAGTCCTGACCCGGACAAGGTGCCGGAGCTGGAAGCCTATATGGACCAGCTGCGTCGCGACCAGGATTCGGTCGGCGCCAGGATCACCGTGATCGCCGAAGGCGTGAAACCAGGCCTGGGCGAGCCGATCTTCGACCGCCTTGACGCCGAACTGGCCCACGCGCTGATGAGCATCAACGCGGTCAAGGGCGTGGAAATCGGCGCCGGGTTCGCCTGCGTCTCCCAACGCGGCACCGAACACCGCGACGAACTGACCCCGGAAGGTTTCCTGAGCAACAACGCCGGTGGCATCCTCGGTGGCATTTCCTCCGGCCAGCCGATCGTGGCGCACCTGGCCCTCAAGGCCACGTCGAGCATCACCACCCCGGGTCGTTCGATCGACGTGCACGGCAACCCGGTGGACGTGATCACTAAGGGCCGCCATGACCCGTGCGTCGGCATCCGTGCCACGCCGATCGCCGAAGCCATGATGGCCATCGTGTTGATGGACCACCTGCTGCGCAACCGCGGGCAAAACGCCGATGTGCGTGTAAGTACGCCGGTGCTGGGCCAGCTGTGA
- a CDS encoding long-chain-acyl-CoA synthetase, with amino-acid sequence MSHQQDEMITWGMMLRKVPSIVKALPRVVRGMRAANVTDPVQPCGLGWHFEQATLRNPDGAALLYGETVLSYSEANRRANRLAHYLQAQGIAKGDVVALFIENRPELLLSVLAVTKLGGICAMLNTSQTQATLVHSLNLVTPVAIVVGAELAGAFDAVRDQVAIAADRTWFVADSSVAPAPEGYIDLMAASAECAEDNPASTAQIFFNDPCFYIYTSGTTGLPKAGIMKHGRWTKTAVSFGSIALDMGPDDVLYCTLPLYHATGLCVCWGSAIVGASGFAIRRKFSASQFWEDARKFKATTLGYVGELCRYLLDQPPGAQDLDNRVTKMVGNGLRPGVWAQFKQRYGVDHICELYAASDGNIGFTNVLNFDNTIGFCLQHWALVDYVPDTGEPLRGSDGFMRKVQTGGQGLLLARIDEKSPFDGYTDPEKNRKVVLTDVFEKGDRYFNTGDLLRSIGFGHAQFVDRLGDTYRWKGENVSTTEVENVLLQHPQIAEVVAYGVEIENTNGRAGMVAITPSESLASLDMRELLQFAHGQLPHYAVPLFLRIKVQMETTGTFKYQKVKLKEEAFDPDKAGNDPVFAWLPGSDCYVPVTGPLLAQIQGGHFRY; translated from the coding sequence ATGAGCCATCAGCAAGACGAGATGATCACCTGGGGCATGATGCTGCGTAAGGTGCCCTCCATTGTTAAAGCCCTGCCTCGCGTGGTGCGCGGCATGCGCGCTGCCAATGTGACCGACCCCGTACAGCCATGCGGCCTGGGCTGGCACTTCGAACAAGCCACCTTGCGCAACCCGGATGGCGCGGCCTTGTTGTATGGCGAAACCGTGCTCAGTTATAGCGAAGCCAACCGGCGCGCGAACCGGCTCGCTCATTACCTGCAGGCTCAAGGCATTGCCAAAGGGGATGTCGTCGCGCTGTTTATTGAAAATCGCCCCGAATTGTTATTGAGCGTACTGGCCGTGACCAAGCTGGGCGGCATCTGCGCCATGCTCAATACCTCCCAAACCCAGGCGACGCTGGTGCACAGCCTCAACCTGGTGACCCCGGTGGCGATTGTGGTGGGCGCAGAGTTGGCCGGCGCGTTTGACGCCGTGCGCGATCAGGTAGCGATCGCGGCCGACCGGACCTGGTTTGTCGCGGACAGCAGCGTAGCCCCGGCGCCCGAGGGCTATATCGACTTGATGGCTGCCAGCGCCGAATGTGCCGAAGACAACCCGGCCAGCACCGCGCAGATCTTTTTCAACGACCCCTGCTTCTATATCTACACCTCCGGCACCACCGGCCTGCCCAAGGCCGGCATCATGAAGCACGGGCGCTGGACCAAAACCGCCGTGAGCTTTGGCAGCATCGCTCTGGACATGGGGCCGGATGACGTCCTGTATTGCACGTTGCCGCTGTATCACGCCACGGGCCTGTGCGTGTGTTGGGGCTCGGCGATTGTCGGCGCGTCAGGGTTCGCGATTCGGCGCAAGTTCAGCGCGAGCCAGTTCTGGGAGGACGCGCGCAAGTTCAAGGCCACGACTCTGGGGTATGTCGGCGAATTGTGTCGTTATCTGCTCGACCAGCCGCCGGGTGCGCAAGATCTTGATAACCGTGTAACCAAAATGGTCGGCAACGGCCTTCGCCCTGGTGTGTGGGCGCAGTTCAAGCAGCGCTACGGCGTGGATCACATCTGTGAACTGTATGCCGCCAGCGACGGCAATATCGGCTTTACCAATGTGCTGAATTTCGACAACACCATCGGTTTTTGCCTGCAGCACTGGGCGCTGGTGGACTACGTCCCTGACACCGGCGAGCCCCTGCGTGGCAGCGATGGTTTTATGCGCAAGGTGCAAACAGGCGGGCAGGGCCTGTTGCTGGCCAGGATCGATGAGAAGTCGCCCTTTGATGGCTACACCGACCCGGAAAAAAATCGCAAGGTGGTGCTCACCGACGTGTTCGAAAAGGGCGACCGCTATTTCAATACCGGCGATTTGCTGCGCAGTATCGGCTTCGGCCATGCGCAATTTGTCGATCGTTTGGGGGACACCTATCGCTGGAAAGGCGAAAACGTCTCCACCACCGAAGTGGAAAACGTGCTGCTGCAACACCCGCAGATTGCTGAGGTAGTGGCCTACGGCGTCGAGATCGAAAACACCAATGGCCGCGCCGGCATGGTTGCCATCACGCCGAGCGAATCCCTGGCCTCCCTGGACATGCGCGAGTTGCTGCAGTTCGCCCATGGCCAGTTGCCGCACTATGCGGTGCCGCTGTTCTTGCGCATCAAGGTGCAGATGGAAACCACCGGCACCTTCAAATACCAGAAGGTAAAGCTCAAGGAGGAGGCGTTTGACCCGGACAAGGCGGGGAATGACCCGGTGTTCGCCTGGCTGCCGGGTTCGGATTGTTACGTGCCGGTCACCGGGCCGTTGTTGGCGCAGATTCAGGGCGGGCACTTTCGTTACTGA
- a CDS encoding response regulator transcription factor, translated as MSGREESCRTPVIVPMAVRKRLSLSGKPLTASELEILRWAAEGKTVWEISRIRATSEATVKFHLRNIYGKLQVTNRVQAMNEAARQGLF; from the coding sequence ATGAGTGGCCGAGAGGAGTCGTGTCGTACGCCTGTTATCGTACCGATGGCTGTCAGAAAACGCCTGAGTTTGAGCGGGAAACCACTGACGGCGAGCGAACTGGAAATTCTTCGCTGGGCTGCCGAGGGCAAGACGGTTTGGGAAATCAGCCGGATTCGCGCCACATCCGAGGCCACGGTGAAATTCCATCTGCGCAACATCTACGGCAAGTTGCAGGTCACGAACCGGGTACAGGCGATGAATGAAGCCGCTCGCCAGGGACTGTTCTGA
- a CDS encoding alpha/beta hydrolase: MMLRVLLLTLTLFSSLGFAASPVVLQRPISLDTGSGELFGSLLLPQSDKPVPVVLIIAGSGPTDRNGNSADGARNDSLKRLAWVLARNNIASVRYDKRGVAASLAATPDERNLTLDAYVADAVAWGKLLKADKRMGPLIVLGHSEGALVATLAAPQLQPAGVISLSGSARPVDQVIRQQLADHLPPALLLRSNEMLDHLKAGQVDADVPGPLEGIFRPTVQPYLISLFRADPSAEFAKLTMPALIIQGTNDIQVGVADAQQLKKAKPDAQLTVIEGMNHVMRIVPKDVKEQLASYNDPKLPLAAELGARIVRFIDGLQPR; this comes from the coding sequence ATGATGCTGCGAGTTCTGCTTTTAACCCTCACCCTGTTTTCCAGCCTGGGCTTCGCCGCCTCCCCTGTGGTGCTGCAACGCCCCATCAGCCTCGACACCGGCAGCGGCGAGCTGTTTGGTTCGCTGTTGCTGCCGCAATCGGACAAACCCGTGCCCGTGGTGCTGATCATCGCCGGCTCCGGCCCCACCGACCGCAACGGCAACAGCGCCGACGGCGCGCGCAACGACAGCCTCAAGCGCCTGGCCTGGGTGCTGGCCCGCAACAACATTGCCAGCGTGCGTTATGACAAACGCGGTGTCGCCGCCAGCCTGGCCGCCACCCCGGACGAGCGCAACCTGACCCTCGACGCCTACGTGGCCGACGCCGTGGCCTGGGGCAAACTGCTCAAGGCCGACAAACGCATGGGCCCGCTGATCGTGCTGGGCCACAGCGAAGGTGCATTGGTCGCCACCCTCGCCGCGCCGCAACTGCAACCCGCCGGCGTGATTTCCCTCTCCGGCAGCGCCCGGCCGGTGGACCAGGTGATCCGCCAGCAACTGGCCGACCACCTGCCCCCTGCCCTGCTGTTGCGCAGCAATGAAATGCTCGATCACCTCAAGGCCGGCCAGGTCGATGCGGATGTGCCCGGCCCGCTGGAGGGCATCTTCCGACCCACCGTGCAGCCATATCTGATCAGCCTGTTTCGCGCCGACCCATCGGCCGAATTCGCCAAACTCACGATGCCGGCGCTGATTATCCAGGGCACCAACGATATTCAAGTCGGTGTCGCCGACGCTCAACAATTGAAAAAGGCCAAGCCCGATGCGCAACTGACCGTGATCGAAGGCATGAACCACGTAATGCGCATCGTGCCCAAGGACGTAAAGGAGCAACTGGCCTCCTATAACGACCCCAAACTGCCGCTGGCGGCCGAACTGGGGGCACGCATCGTGCGCTTTATCGACGGACTTCAACCCCGTTAA
- a CDS encoding 1,2-dihydroxy-3-keto-5-methylthiopentene dioxygenase, with the protein MSYVAVYHIATADTPNKVLTHFDDIASTLAEHGVRFERWQPAPIEKGASDADIIAAYQPQIDALGYRSVEVVRITSDHPQKDEGRAGFLGERRYSEDEVRFFVAGQGLFSLHVGDYVYAVRCEKNDLLVIPAGLAHWFDMGENPHLVTLRPFNSAQGSVPEFTGDALSRDFPGLDD; encoded by the coding sequence ATGAGTTATGTAGCCGTCTATCACATCGCCACTGCGGACACCCCCAACAAGGTGCTGACCCACTTCGACGACATCGCCTCGACCCTCGCCGAACACGGCGTGCGCTTCGAGCGCTGGCAGCCGGCCCCGATTGAGAAGGGCGCCAGTGATGCGGACATCATCGCCGCCTATCAGCCGCAGATCGACGCGCTGGGTTACCGTTCGGTGGAAGTCGTCCGTATCACAAGCGATCACCCGCAAAAAGACGAAGGGCGTGCCGGGTTCCTCGGTGAGCGCCGTTACAGCGAGGATGAAGTACGTTTCTTCGTGGCCGGCCAGGGACTGTTCAGCCTGCATGTCGGCGATTACGTGTACGCCGTACGTTGCGAGAAAAATGACTTGCTGGTTATTCCCGCCGGTTTGGCCCATTGGTTTGATATGGGTGAGAACCCGCACTTAGTAACGCTGCGCCCATTCAACAGCGCTCAAGGTTCAGTGCCGGAGTTTACCGGTGACGCGCTATCGCGAGATTTCCCCGGTCTGGACGATTAA
- a CDS encoding MFS transporter: MTPALPYWRLSSFYLFYFALLGATAPFLALYFDHLGFSSARIGELVAIPMLMRCVAPNLWGWLGDYTGRRLAIVRFGAVCTLASFSLIFVSKTYAWLALVMALHAFFWHAVLPQFEVITLAHLQKQTSRYSQIRLWGSIGFILTVVIMGRLFDWLSLDIYPVVVVVIMAGIIGASLWVPNAQPAAHGNRLAADGFFKQLRSPGVLAFYACVALMQMSHGPYYTFLTLHLEHLGYSRGVIGMLWAVGVVAEVLMFLAMSRILMRFSVRRVLLASFLLAALRWLLLGSFAEHLWVLLLAQMMHAATFGSFHASAIAFVQRSFGDRQQGQGQALYAALAGTGGALGALYAGYSWNLLGPTFTFSIASVAALAAAVIIGLRLQEPNTGNVQ; the protein is encoded by the coding sequence ATGACTCCAGCCCTCCCATACTGGCGCCTCTCCAGCTTCTACCTCTTCTACTTCGCCCTGCTCGGGGCGACGGCGCCATTCCTGGCGCTGTACTTCGATCACCTGGGCTTCTCCAGCGCGCGAATCGGCGAGCTGGTGGCCATTCCCATGTTGATGCGTTGCGTGGCGCCGAACCTGTGGGGCTGGCTGGGGGACTACACCGGCCGACGCCTGGCCATCGTGCGTTTCGGCGCAGTGTGCACGCTGGCGAGCTTTTCGTTGATTTTCGTCAGCAAGACCTATGCCTGGCTGGCCCTGGTGATGGCGCTGCACGCGTTCTTCTGGCACGCGGTGTTGCCGCAATTTGAAGTGATCACCCTGGCCCACCTGCAAAAACAGACCTCGCGCTACAGCCAGATTCGCCTGTGGGGCTCCATCGGTTTCATCCTCACAGTGGTGATCATGGGCCGGCTGTTCGACTGGTTGAGCCTGGACATCTACCCGGTGGTGGTTGTGGTGATCATGGCCGGCATCATCGGTGCCAGCCTGTGGGTGCCGAACGCCCAGCCTGCCGCCCATGGCAACCGCCTGGCCGCCGACGGGTTCTTCAAGCAACTGCGCAGCCCCGGCGTGCTTGCGTTTTATGCCTGTGTGGCGCTGATGCAGATGAGCCACGGCCCGTATTACACCTTTCTGACCCTGCACCTTGAACACCTCGGCTACAGCCGTGGCGTGATCGGCATGCTGTGGGCCGTGGGCGTGGTGGCGGAAGTGCTGATGTTCCTGGCCATGAGCCGCATCCTGATGCGGTTTTCGGTGCGCCGGGTGTTGCTGGCGAGCTTTCTGTTGGCGGCACTGCGCTGGCTGCTGCTGGGCTCGTTTGCCGAACACCTGTGGGTACTGTTGCTGGCGCAAATGATGCACGCCGCCACCTTCGGCAGTTTTCACGCCTCGGCGATTGCCTTTGTGCAGCGCAGCTTTGGCGACCGCCAACAGGGCCAGGGCCAGGCGCTTTACGCGGCCCTGGCCGGCACCGGCGGCGCATTGGGCGCACTCTACGCCGGTTACAGCTGGAACCTGCTGGGCCCGACCTTCACCTTTAGTATTGCCAGCGTCGCGGCGTTGGCTGCTGCCGTTATCATTGGCCTTCGATTGCAAGAGCCGAACACAGGAAACGTGCAATGA